The following are from one region of the Halorussus rarus genome:
- a CDS encoding proteasome assembly chaperone family protein, with translation MASVTIHDDDVSLDRPALVEGLPGVGLVGKLATDHLVESFGMSYYASIDCEGLPRIAVYEDDSRTLRPPVRLYADESRDLVALQSDVPVSASAAPEFAACVTDWIADREATPVYMSGLPTEKDAAEIPTLYGVATGDAGDRLDEQEISTPRERGAVSGPTGALLYEADARGLDALGLVVESDPQFPDPEAARILIEHGISPLAGVEVPTDDLVERAEEISEQKEQLAQRMQEAETDESSQAQPLRMFQ, from the coding sequence ATGGCAAGCGTCACGATCCACGACGACGACGTCTCGCTGGACCGACCCGCGCTGGTCGAGGGGCTCCCCGGCGTCGGGCTGGTCGGCAAGCTGGCGACCGACCACCTCGTCGAGTCGTTCGGGATGAGCTACTACGCCAGCATCGACTGCGAGGGCCTGCCGCGCATCGCGGTGTACGAGGACGACAGCCGAACGCTCCGGCCGCCGGTCCGGCTCTACGCCGACGAGTCGCGGGACCTCGTGGCGCTCCAGAGCGACGTCCCGGTGTCGGCGTCGGCGGCCCCGGAGTTCGCCGCCTGCGTCACCGACTGGATCGCCGACCGCGAGGCCACGCCGGTCTACATGAGCGGGCTCCCCACCGAGAAGGACGCCGCCGAGATTCCGACGCTCTACGGCGTCGCGACGGGTGACGCCGGCGACCGACTCGACGAGCAGGAGATCTCCACTCCCCGCGAGCGCGGCGCGGTCAGCGGCCCGACGGGCGCGCTGCTCTACGAGGCCGACGCCCGGGGGCTCGACGCGCTGGGCCTCGTCGTGGAGAGCGACCCGCAGTTCCCGGACCCCGAGGCCGCCCGCATCCTCATCGAGCACGGCATCTCGCCGCTGGCGGGCGTCGAGGTCCCGACCGACGACCTGGTCGAACGCGCCGAGGAGATCAGCGAGCAGAAGGAGCAGCTCGCCCAGCGGATGCAGGAGGCCGAGACCGACGAGAGCTCGCAGGCCCAACCGCTCCGGATGTTCCAATAG
- a CDS encoding DUF7122 family protein, with protein sequence MSGESGGGAGKTNVGQRFDRLPETADEREVEGRATRREVVDWWDDRFGVPPETFDGYTFWEKGKGKIWILRGEAPSPIRVEALGMTFLRTRQEHWKPTTDAVQRFGREATRNVIRLTREQARTFVRGEDQELDWDGDWGYLVAAHDQAGAPEPLGVGLYVHGELQSPVPKGRQRDL encoded by the coding sequence ATGAGCGGCGAGAGCGGCGGCGGGGCCGGCAAGACCAACGTCGGCCAGCGGTTCGACCGCCTGCCCGAGACCGCCGACGAGCGCGAAGTCGAGGGCCGGGCGACCCGGCGGGAGGTCGTCGACTGGTGGGACGACCGGTTCGGCGTCCCGCCCGAGACGTTCGACGGCTACACCTTCTGGGAGAAAGGGAAGGGCAAGATCTGGATTCTCCGGGGCGAGGCGCCCTCGCCAATCCGGGTCGAGGCGCTGGGGATGACGTTCCTGCGGACCCGCCAGGAGCACTGGAAGCCGACGACCGACGCGGTCCAGCGGTTCGGCCGCGAGGCGACGAGGAACGTCATTCGACTCACCCGCGAGCAGGCCCGGACGTTCGTCCGGGGCGAGGACCAGGAACTCGACTGGGACGGCGACTGGGGGTACCTGGTCGCGGCCCACGACCAGGCCGGCGCCCCCGAACCCCTCGGCGTCGGCCTCTACGTCCACGGCGAACTCCAGAGTCCGGTGCCGAAGGGCCGCCAGCGCGACCTCTGA
- a CDS encoding aminoglycoside N(3)-acetyltransferase has product MDDPLTVGRIAADLRELGVEAGDTLLVHSSLSALGWVAVGPSAVVDALLEVVGPDGTLAMPTHSTQYSDPTGWRNPPVPDDWVGRIRAERPPYRPAVTPTRGMGAIPECFRSYPGAIRSRHPTYSFAARGADAEFVVADHAYDHGLGEGSPLARVYDRDGSVLMLGTGYDTNTSFHLAEHRADREQTASTHEAPVVGPDGDRETVTYEQLDYDSSDFAEVGRDFEDERPEAVTAGSVGLADAKLVSQRDLVDYAAEWFERNRE; this is encoded by the coding sequence ATGGACGACCCGCTGACGGTCGGGCGCATCGCCGCCGACCTCCGGGAGCTGGGCGTCGAGGCCGGCGACACCCTGCTGGTCCACTCGTCGCTGTCTGCGCTCGGGTGGGTCGCGGTCGGGCCGTCGGCGGTCGTCGACGCGCTGCTGGAGGTGGTCGGACCCGACGGGACCCTCGCGATGCCGACCCACTCCACGCAGTACAGCGACCCCACGGGGTGGCGGAACCCGCCGGTGCCCGACGACTGGGTCGGTCGCATCAGGGCCGAGCGCCCGCCGTACCGCCCGGCGGTCACGCCGACCCGCGGGATGGGCGCGATTCCGGAGTGCTTCCGGTCGTACCCCGGCGCGATCCGGAGCCGCCACCCGACCTACTCGTTCGCGGCGCGGGGCGCCGACGCCGAGTTCGTCGTGGCGGACCACGCCTACGACCACGGGCTCGGCGAGGGGTCGCCGCTGGCCCGGGTGTACGACCGCGACGGGAGCGTCCTCATGCTCGGCACCGGCTACGACACCAACACCTCGTTCCACCTGGCCGAGCACCGAGCCGACCGCGAGCAGACCGCATCGACTCACGAGGCGCCGGTCGTCGGCCCTGACGGGGACCGGGAGACCGTCACCTACGAGCAGTTGGACTACGACAGCAGCGACTTCGCGGAGGTGGGACGGGACTTCGAAGACGAGCGCCCGGAGGCGGTGACGGCGGGGTCGGTCGGACTGGCGGACGCGAAACTCGTCTCCCAGCGCGACCTGGTCGACTACGCCGCGGAGTGGTTCGAGAGGAATCGGGAGTAG
- a CDS encoding HpcH/HpaI aldolase family protein has protein sequence MASDNTIRRKWDEGEPVIGAKAMTMSPAVVEVYGALGFDFAWLDFEQLGGSPLDSTAVDELTRAADAAGIEPLVRLPAPDPTTARKLLAAGVRTVLVPHVETAAQLREVVSATRFTYDGAPGGRGATTGRANAWGAGARPADEDIVVGTMVETKAALEEIDELLSVPELGFAFVGPADLSVALGHPVEKDHPEVREAVATVRDACLAADVPVGCAADDRATAESALEEEYRLVRVGDELSAAREVLGERVEHLRAAAVEPSE, from the coding sequence ATGGCAAGTGATAACACGATCCGTCGGAAGTGGGACGAGGGCGAACCCGTAATCGGCGCGAAGGCGATGACGATGTCCCCGGCGGTCGTCGAGGTGTACGGCGCGCTCGGGTTCGACTTCGCGTGGCTCGACTTCGAACAGTTGGGCGGCAGTCCGCTGGACAGCACCGCGGTCGACGAGCTGACCCGTGCGGCCGACGCGGCCGGCATCGAACCGCTGGTCCGCCTGCCCGCCCCCGACCCGACGACCGCCAGGAAGTTGCTCGCGGCGGGCGTCCGGACAGTCCTCGTGCCCCACGTCGAAACGGCGGCGCAGCTCCGGGAGGTCGTCTCGGCGACTCGATTCACCTACGACGGCGCCCCCGGCGGCCGCGGTGCGACGACGGGCCGCGCGAACGCCTGGGGCGCGGGCGCGCGACCCGCAGACGAGGACATCGTCGTCGGAACGATGGTCGAGACGAAAGCCGCACTCGAGGAAATCGACGAACTCCTGTCGGTGCCCGAACTCGGATTCGCCTTCGTCGGACCGGCCGACCTCTCGGTCGCGCTGGGTCACCCGGTCGAGAAGGACCACCCGGAGGTCCGGGAGGCCGTCGCGACGGTACGGGACGCGTGCCTCGCGGCCGACGTCCCGGTGGGATGTGCGGCCGACGACCGCGCGACCGCCGAGTCCGCGCTCGAGGAGGAGTATCGGCTGGTGCGCGTCGGCGACGAGCTCTCGGCGGCCCGCGAGGTACTCGGCGAGCGGGTCGAGCACCTCCGGGCGGCGGCCGTCGAGCCGAGCGAGTAG
- a CDS encoding 2Fe-2S iron-sulfur cluster-binding protein — protein sequence MTEYTVEFVGTGETIEVSDTETILSRCIEEGVAQEYSCRVGMCLACSAEIVEGEVTQPAARGLTDEEADDYALTCMARPQTDLVLDRGEYPPSIEDDAEAVTENEPAAADD from the coding sequence ATGACCGAGTACACCGTCGAGTTCGTCGGCACGGGCGAGACCATCGAGGTCTCGGACACGGAGACCATCCTGAGCAGGTGCATCGAGGAGGGCGTCGCCCAGGAGTACTCCTGCCGCGTGGGGATGTGCCTGGCCTGCTCGGCCGAGATCGTCGAGGGCGAGGTCACCCAGCCGGCGGCCCGCGGCCTCACCGACGAGGAGGCCGACGACTACGCGCTGACCTGCATGGCCCGCCCGCAGACCGACCTCGTGCTCGACCGCGGGGAGTACCCGCCGAGCATCGAGGACGACGCCGAGGCCGTGACCGAGAACGAGCCCGCGGCGGCCGACGACTGA
- a CDS encoding RsmB/NOP family class I SAM-dependent RNA methyltransferase encodes METLERYEPLVDDFEAFLDACRRPLPSVVRVNTIKATPERAKAALDEDGVGWTDREWSDTVLELDTDAPGSTWASYHGWVHGQEEVSAIPAEVLAPEAGERVWDACAAPGSKTTQLAALMDDEGLVVANDNNLGRLSALRFNTERLGVTNAAVTNADARNFSLKPFDLDAFDRALVDVPCSCEGTIRKNPTTLDDWTMDHVRSVAGVQKGILRRAVQATKEGGTVVYSTCTFAPEENEAVVDHVLDEEDCRLVEFDVGLDARPGVAEWDGERFDESVRKAKRFYPHHNDTGGFFCAKLEVAG; translated from the coding sequence ATGGAGACACTCGAGCGGTACGAACCGCTGGTCGACGACTTCGAGGCGTTCCTCGACGCCTGCCGGCGGCCGCTTCCCTCGGTCGTCCGGGTCAACACGATCAAGGCGACCCCGGAACGGGCGAAGGCGGCGCTCGACGAGGACGGGGTCGGCTGGACCGACCGCGAGTGGTCCGACACCGTGCTGGAGCTCGACACCGACGCCCCCGGCAGCACGTGGGCGTCGTACCACGGCTGGGTCCACGGCCAGGAGGAGGTCTCGGCGATTCCGGCCGAGGTACTCGCGCCGGAGGCCGGCGAGCGCGTCTGGGACGCCTGCGCCGCACCGGGGAGCAAGACCACCCAGCTCGCGGCGCTGATGGACGATGAAGGACTCGTCGTCGCCAACGACAACAACCTGGGTCGGCTGTCTGCGCTGCGGTTCAACACCGAGCGACTCGGCGTGACGAACGCCGCCGTCACGAACGCCGACGCCCGGAACTTCTCGCTCAAGCCGTTCGATTTAGACGCCTTCGACCGAGCGCTCGTCGACGTGCCCTGCTCGTGCGAGGGGACGATACGGAAGAACCCGACCACGCTCGACGACTGGACGATGGACCACGTCCGGAGCGTCGCCGGCGTCCAGAAGGGCATCCTCCGGCGCGCGGTCCAGGCCACGAAGGAGGGCGGCACGGTCGTCTACTCGACCTGCACGTTCGCGCCCGAGGAGAACGAGGCCGTGGTCGACCACGTGCTCGACGAGGAGGACTGCCGGCTCGTCGAGTTCGACGTCGGCCTCGACGCCCGGCCCGGCGTCGCCGAGTGGGACGGCGAGCGGTTCGACGAGAGCGTCCGGAAAGCGAAGCGGTTCTATCCCCACCACAACGACACCGGCGGGTTCTTCTGCGCGAAACTGGAGGTGGCGGGATGA
- a CDS encoding geranylgeranyl reductase family protein, translating to MATHERDIVVVGAGTAGCYAAATAAREGYDVVVVERKDEEEAGHIACGDALKGADAFPEAIPKSQLEPSFTNTGVDHGRFEIPQEDTVLEIPVPGELAVIDRWEYGRRIIEGAENAGVEFHYDTVVKDVTQREDGRVTGVRGKRNGDIQRYDADVVVDAAGSLSILQDKADLADATFDTNVTYSQFCSAYREIVEVEEPVPWDDALVFKPTSRAAGYLWYFPRTDTEINAGLGFQMNEEPMHLVDDLKRDLRNRAEFDGATVTDKLGAALPTRRPYDSATAPGFVAVGDAAGHVNPTTGGGIAGAAYAGKYAAEAAMDAIEDGDVGEANLWEYNQRVMDHFGARYAGLDVYNIFSTAVEVDDLMGLLGALPANKLAEALYSGSANIGWWLKIQTAVKSFGHWELIYDLYQAKNLADDLIDHYERYPSRPQGLEPWQRKRDEIMDDIYATTGAEPKY from the coding sequence ATGGCTACGCACGAGCGCGACATCGTCGTCGTCGGGGCGGGGACGGCGGGCTGTTACGCCGCCGCCACCGCCGCGCGTGAAGGGTACGATGTCGTCGTAGTGGAGCGCAAGGACGAGGAGGAAGCGGGCCACATCGCCTGTGGCGACGCCCTGAAGGGCGCGGACGCCTTCCCCGAGGCCATCCCGAAGTCCCAGCTGGAGCCGTCGTTCACCAACACCGGCGTCGACCACGGCCGGTTCGAGATCCCCCAGGAGGACACGGTGCTCGAGATTCCCGTGCCGGGCGAACTCGCGGTCATCGACCGCTGGGAGTACGGCCGGCGCATCATCGAGGGCGCAGAGAACGCCGGCGTCGAGTTCCACTACGACACCGTGGTCAAGGACGTGACCCAGCGCGAGGACGGCCGGGTCACCGGCGTGCGGGGCAAACGCAACGGCGACATCCAGCGCTACGACGCAGACGTCGTCGTCGACGCCGCGGGGTCGCTCTCCATCCTCCAGGACAAGGCCGACCTCGCCGACGCCACCTTCGACACCAACGTCACCTACTCGCAGTTCTGCTCGGCCTACCGCGAGATCGTCGAGGTCGAGGAGCCGGTGCCGTGGGACGACGCGCTCGTGTTCAAGCCCACCTCGCGCGCGGCGGGCTACCTCTGGTACTTCCCCCGGACCGACACCGAGATCAACGCCGGGCTGGGCTTCCAGATGAACGAGGAGCCGATGCACCTGGTCGACGACCTGAAGCGCGACCTCCGGAACCGCGCCGAGTTCGACGGCGCGACCGTCACCGACAAGCTGGGCGCCGCGCTCCCGACCCGCCGGCCCTACGACTCGGCGACCGCGCCGGGCTTCGTGGCGGTCGGCGACGCCGCGGGCCACGTCAACCCGACCACGGGCGGCGGCATCGCGGGCGCGGCCTACGCCGGCAAGTACGCCGCCGAGGCCGCCATGGACGCCATCGAGGACGGCGACGTCGGCGAGGCCAACCTCTGGGAGTACAACCAGCGCGTGATGGACCACTTCGGCGCGCGCTACGCCGGCCTCGACGTGTACAACATCTTCTCGACCGCGGTGGAGGTCGACGACCTGATGGGGCTGCTCGGCGCGCTCCCGGCGAACAAGCTGGCCGAGGCGCTCTACTCGGGGTCGGCCAACATCGGCTGGTGGCTCAAGATACAGACCGCCGTCAAGTCGTTCGGCCACTGGGAGCTCATCTACGACCTCTATCAGGCCAAGAACCTCGCCGACGACCTCATCGACCACTACGAGCGCTACCCGAGCCGCCCGCAGGGGCTCGAACCCTGGCAGCGCAAGCGCGACGAGATCATGGACGACATCTACGCGACGACCGGCGCCGAGCCGAAGTACTGA